A portion of the Candidatus Pristimantibacillus lignocellulolyticus genome contains these proteins:
- a CDS encoding spore germination protein — protein sequence MPSIVGFVNVVSNGSSGIVQFGDAVQVSPSSSSKTYAGAGSFLTGSLANSNTGLSATNSLDNDLVDNVSGVL from the coding sequence ATGCCATCAATAGTCGGCTTTGTAAATGTAGTGAGTAACGGGTCAAGTGGAATTGTACAGTTTGGTGATGCTGTGCAAGTTTCACCTTCTAGCTCTTCCAAAACTTATGCTGGAGCTGGTTCCTTCTTAACGGGTAGTTTAGCAAATTCTAATACAGGACTAAGTGCTACCAATTCATTAGATAATGATCTTGTCGACAACGTCAGTGGAGTATTGTGA
- the glgD gene encoding glucose-1-phosphate adenylyltransferase subunit GlgD — MKNQKIMGVINLIHEKDDLDTLTQGRCTATVPFASRYRIIDFTLSNMVNSRINEVGIFVHRKYRSLMDHIGSGKSWDLQHRQSGLFVLPPITDDVQELSRGDLFHFYQNRDYFLRSQPEYVLITRSHMICNIDYQQVLAHHLEQEADITVVCKESIEPLLGKARKVRMNESGRITEIQESYGPMISDFSNMEMYLMKKELLMDLVETSLAKGQDHLVRHAIFSKLGQLKVCGYIHDGFLACVNTINSYYANSMKMLDPQVWKELFYEPGPIYTKVKDGPPARYKQDAIVEQSIIANGCLIEGTVRNSILFRGVHVHKGAVVEDSIIMQNGVILPNSNVKCSIFDKDVVIEENREVRGVETGPYLAPKRRII, encoded by the coding sequence ATGAAGAATCAAAAAATTATGGGCGTTATTAATCTTATCCATGAAAAAGATGATCTTGATACATTAACACAAGGCCGTTGTACGGCAACGGTTCCATTCGCTTCACGCTATCGTATTATTGATTTTACATTATCTAATATGGTTAATTCACGAATTAATGAAGTAGGTATCTTTGTTCATCGCAAATATCGCTCGTTAATGGATCATATTGGGAGTGGGAAAAGTTGGGACTTACAACATCGTCAAAGTGGATTATTTGTATTACCTCCTATAACTGATGATGTTCAAGAATTAAGTCGTGGTGATCTCTTTCATTTCTACCAAAATCGTGATTATTTCTTACGTTCACAACCTGAATATGTGCTAATTACACGTAGTCATATGATTTGTAATATTGATTATCAACAAGTGCTTGCTCACCACTTAGAGCAAGAGGCCGATATTACTGTAGTATGTAAAGAAAGTATTGAGCCATTACTGGGTAAAGCAAGAAAAGTGCGTATGAATGAGTCCGGTCGAATAACGGAAATTCAGGAATCTTATGGTCCTATGATTAGCGACTTTTCGAATATGGAAATGTATTTGATGAAGAAAGAATTACTTATGGATCTAGTAGAAACGTCGTTAGCTAAAGGTCAAGATCATCTAGTAAGACATGCTATTTTCTCTAAATTAGGTCAATTAAAAGTATGTGGTTATATTCATGACGGCTTTCTAGCATGTGTGAATACGATAAATAGCTATTACGCCAACAGTATGAAGATGCTTGATCCTCAAGTATGGAAGGAGCTATTCTACGAACCAGGACCAATCTATACAAAAGTAAAAGATGGTCCTCCGGCACGATACAAGCAAGATGCAATTGTTGAGCAGTCTATTATTGCAAATGGTTGCTTAATAGAAGGAACTGTTCGTAATAGCATATTATTCCGTGGAGTCCACGTTCATAAAGGTGCAGTCGTTGAAGATAGTATCATTATGCAAAATGGAGTCATTTTACCTAATAGTAATGTGAAATGTAGCATCTTCGATAAAGATGTTGTCATTGAGGAAAATAGAGAAGTTCGTGGTGTGGAGACTGGGCCGTATCTAGCGCCTAAGCGTCGCATCATATAG
- a CDS encoding spore germination protein GerPE, translated as MSHNTLSSVTKLNVINNSSSSIIQVGDRDNTSMFSRSIVVVQDVTRNTGDEPDFNQYQLFCKPSPNLKRLLYHSKIIEKENDIEQPLDLNSVPNITIGRMKVISNSDSSNIQIGNGKHINSEYRSKSFDQHFVSNPHKEGYPFLP; from the coding sequence ATGAGTCATAATACGCTCTCTAGTGTTACAAAGCTAAATGTTATTAATAATTCCTCGAGTTCAATCATTCAAGTTGGTGATCGTGACAATACTTCAATGTTCAGTAGAAGTATTGTTGTAGTACAAGATGTAACAAGGAATACGGGAGATGAGCCTGATTTTAATCAATATCAACTATTTTGCAAGCCATCTCCCAATCTAAAGCGCCTCTTGTATCACAGTAAGATCATTGAAAAAGAAAATGATATCGAACAACCGTTGGATCTTAACTCAGTGCCCAATATCACCATTGGCCGAATGAAAGTAATATCTAACTCTGACTCGTCGAATATCCAGATAGGGAATGGTAAGCATATTAATTCGGAGTACCGTTCAAAAAGCTTTGATCAGCATTTCGTTTCGAATCCACACAAAGAAGGGTATCCTTTCTTACCGTAA
- a CDS encoding zinc ABC transporter substrate-binding protein has product MMLKKINKSFSALIVIIAMIVTITGCGNDTGSSNVSKDPSHIQVVTSFYPIYYLTKEIGGEQVDVTNLIATGVEPHDWTPKSKDLITASNADLLLYHGAGLETWIENFKQGLESDSKVAVKEVSEGMTLIDTANEESEHEEDHDHDHATEDDHVATAEEGHSHSHTTDPHTWVSPKSALVLASNIKDSLIEVDAEHSAQYEENYNAIVAKLTSIDKQYTDALSNLTKRTIVVSHQSFGYVARDYNLEQISIMGLSPNAEPRAQDILEIAKTVKANDVKYIFFEELVSDNLAKMLASEAKVDTMVLYSLEGLTTRQEKAGEDYFSLMELNLQNLVQALQ; this is encoded by the coding sequence ATGATGTTAAAGAAAATAAACAAGAGTTTTAGTGCACTTATTGTTATTATCGCAATGATCGTTACGATTACGGGTTGTGGTAATGATACGGGATCATCAAATGTTAGTAAAGATCCTTCACATATTCAAGTAGTAACAAGCTTTTATCCTATTTATTACTTAACAAAAGAAATTGGTGGTGAGCAAGTAGATGTTACTAATCTCATCGCAACTGGTGTGGAACCACATGATTGGACACCTAAGAGTAAAGATCTTATTACTGCTTCCAATGCTGATCTATTACTATATCACGGAGCTGGACTTGAAACATGGATTGAAAATTTCAAGCAAGGTTTGGAATCTGATAGTAAAGTTGCTGTAAAAGAAGTTAGTGAAGGAATGACGTTGATCGATACAGCTAATGAGGAATCGGAGCATGAAGAAGACCATGACCATGATCATGCAACGGAAGACGATCACGTTGCTACTGCAGAAGAAGGTCATTCTCATAGCCATACAACTGATCCTCATACATGGGTGTCGCCCAAGTCAGCATTAGTGTTAGCAAGTAACATTAAAGATAGCCTTATTGAAGTTGATGCAGAACATTCAGCACAATACGAAGAAAATTACAATGCGATTGTTGCAAAATTAACAAGTATAGACAAACAATATACTGATGCATTATCTAATCTTACTAAGCGGACTATTGTTGTATCGCATCAATCATTTGGTTATGTAGCACGTGATTACAATTTAGAGCAAATATCTATTATGGGTCTTAGCCCTAATGCAGAGCCTAGAGCACAAGATATTCTTGAAATTGCTAAGACAGTTAAAGCTAATGATGTGAAGTATATCTTCTTCGAAGAGTTAGTATCGGATAATCTAGCTAAAATGCTTGCATCTGAAGCTAAAGTTGATACGATGGTATTATATTCTCTAGAAGGTCTAACGACGAGACAAGAAAAAGCTGGAGAAGATTATTTTAGTTTAATGGAGCTGAACTTGCAAAATTTAGTTCAAGCATTACAATAG
- the metG gene encoding methionine--tRNA ligase: MSSNNNSFYITTPIYYPSDKLHIGHAYTTVAGDATARYKRLRGYDVWYLTGTDEHGQKIERNALKSGKTPIQFVDEIVSGIQKLWAKLEISNDDFIRTTEERHKVVVEKLFKQLLDQDDIYKGSYEGWYCTPCESYFLENKLVNGNCPDCGRPVELLKEESYFFRMSKYADRLLQYYEDHPTFIQPESRRNEMINNFIKPGLEDLAVSRTSFDWGIKVPGDPKHVIYVWIDALSNYITAIGYGDDAKKDMFEKYWAADVHLVGKEIVRFHTIYWPIMLMALDLPLPKKVFAHGWLLTKEGKMSKSKGTVIDPVVLIDRYGLDALRYYLLREVPFGSDGEFTPNNFIERINFDLANDLGNLLNRTVAMIDKYFDGNIPTDFGVTSSFDEELESYAKSTLNQVEEAMDNMEFSVALTAIWKFVSRTNKYIDETQPWALAKDPAEATKLASVMGHLAESLRSISIMIQPFLTHAPRQMWQQLGIAEGELTAWNSIADYNKISTGTKVAKADPIFPRLDLEEEVTFITNSMKGGSAAAEPTPAIEKPADIKEEIGIEDFSKVELRVAQVIQAEPVPKADKLLKLQLDLGYEQRQVVSGIAKFYKPEDLVGKKVICVTNLKPVKLRGELSQGMILAASVDDQLTLTTVPDSMPNGAIVK; the protein is encoded by the coding sequence ATGTCCAGCAACAACAACAGCTTTTACATCACAACACCAATTTATTATCCGAGTGATAAGTTGCATATCGGTCATGCATACACGACGGTAGCAGGAGACGCTACAGCACGTTACAAACGTCTACGTGGCTATGATGTATGGTATTTGACAGGTACAGATGAACACGGGCAAAAAATTGAGAGAAACGCTTTGAAAAGTGGTAAAACTCCAATTCAATTTGTTGATGAAATTGTTAGTGGCATTCAAAAACTTTGGGCTAAGCTAGAAATTTCTAATGATGATTTTATTCGTACAACTGAAGAACGACATAAAGTCGTAGTTGAAAAGCTATTCAAACAGTTACTTGATCAAGATGATATTTACAAAGGTTCATATGAAGGATGGTACTGTACACCTTGTGAATCTTACTTCCTAGAGAATAAATTAGTAAACGGCAACTGTCCTGACTGTGGTCGTCCAGTAGAATTACTGAAAGAAGAAAGCTATTTCTTCCGTATGAGCAAATATGCAGATCGTTTGCTTCAATACTATGAAGATCATCCAACGTTTATTCAGCCGGAATCACGCCGTAATGAAATGATTAACAACTTTATTAAGCCAGGTCTTGAAGATTTAGCAGTATCTCGTACATCGTTTGATTGGGGAATTAAAGTTCCTGGAGATCCAAAGCATGTTATCTATGTATGGATTGATGCTTTATCCAACTATATTACAGCTATCGGATATGGTGATGATGCTAAGAAAGATATGTTCGAGAAATATTGGGCAGCAGATGTACATCTTGTAGGGAAGGAAATCGTTCGATTCCATACTATCTATTGGCCGATTATGTTAATGGCTTTAGATTTGCCACTTCCGAAAAAGGTATTTGCTCATGGTTGGTTGTTAACGAAGGAAGGAAAAATGTCAAAATCTAAAGGGACAGTTATTGATCCGGTTGTCCTTATTGACCGTTACGGTCTAGATGCACTTCGTTATTATTTGCTACGTGAAGTACCATTTGGTTCAGATGGTGAATTCACTCCAAATAACTTTATCGAACGTATTAACTTCGACCTTGCCAATGATCTAGGTAATCTGTTGAATCGTACAGTTGCGATGATTGATAAATATTTCGATGGAAATATTCCAACAGACTTTGGTGTAACTTCTTCATTTGATGAAGAATTAGAGAGTTATGCAAAATCTACTTTGAATCAAGTTGAAGAAGCTATGGATAACATGGAGTTCTCGGTAGCATTAACTGCGATTTGGAAATTTGTAAGTCGTACGAATAAATATATCGATGAGACTCAACCGTGGGCATTAGCGAAAGATCCAGCAGAAGCTACAAAATTAGCTTCCGTTATGGGGCATCTAGCCGAGTCACTTCGTTCAATTAGCATTATGATTCAACCATTCTTGACACATGCTCCGCGCCAAATGTGGCAACAGCTAGGTATTGCTGAAGGTGAGCTAACGGCTTGGAATAGCATTGCAGACTATAACAAAATTTCAACGGGTACGAAAGTAGCGAAAGCAGATCCTATATTCCCACGTCTTGATCTAGAAGAGGAAGTAACATTCATTACTAACTCTATGAAGGGTGGTAGTGCTGCTGCTGAACCAACGCCAGCAATTGAAAAACCTGCTGATATTAAAGAAGAGATTGGTATTGAGGACTTTTCTAAAGTAGAATTACGCGTCGCACAAGTTATTCAAGCTGAACCTGTACCAAAAGCGGATAAATTATTGAAATTACAACTTGATCTAGGTTACGAGCAAAGACAAGTTGTATCTGGTATTGCTAAGTTTTATAAACCAGAAGATCTTGTTGGCAAAAAAGTTATTTGTGTAACAAACTTAAAGCCGGTGAAACTACGTGGTGAACTATCTCAAGGTATGATCCTTGCTGCTTCTGTAGATGATCAATTGACTTTAACAACGGTACCAGACAGTATGCCTAATGGTGCAATTGTGAAATAA
- a CDS encoding glycoside hydrolase family 15 protein yields MARHLVVGNGKMLLNMDQHGFIRDIYYPYVGQLNHVGGHYCRVGIWVQGEFSWLDHAEWKFDLDYMEDSLVTNVIAKHDRLGIELQINDGIHQRECIFIKQVTIRNHRNEAREVRLFFHQDLMIEGTEVGDTAVYYPENHTIYHYKRSNYFMFNGFSDEGGILQYSTGVKRFNTAEGTWRDAEDGTLMGNTIAQGSVDSTLSFRTVVGAHSEKTIFYWMSIGPNLEEVKRLDQYVREHHPEKLLSRVVVYWNHWLQRAESDLGDLPNEVRKLFKLSLLLVRTQTDEKGAILAANDTDILQYNRDHYSYMWPRDGALVADAMSLAGYQSMIAPFFQFCANTISSEGYLYHKYNPDGTVGSSWHPYIVQGSRRLPIQEDETALVLFALWQDYSRHQVIELPQGLYTKLIRKAANFLSSYMEEDLNLPKPSYDLWEERYGIWTYTVASVYGGLISAASFTDLFGDYERSDHYRNTAERIKKGMLEHLWDEEAGRFARGLVMKENVWVKDMTLESSMFGILDFGVLPVNDHRVQKTMLAIKDGLQVKTEIGGIARYMNDYYFQQSGDIERIPGNPWIICTLWVANFEIESAKTIADLESPRRTLEWVAQHALSSGVLAEQLNPFDGTPLSVAPLTWSHATVVQSVCKYAAKYKQLNQTV; encoded by the coding sequence ATGGCACGTCACTTAGTTGTAGGTAATGGAAAGATGCTGCTTAATATGGATCAGCACGGTTTTATTAGGGATATTTATTATCCGTATGTTGGGCAATTGAATCATGTTGGAGGACATTATTGTCGAGTTGGAATTTGGGTGCAAGGTGAGTTCTCATGGTTAGATCATGCGGAGTGGAAGTTTGACCTTGATTACATGGAAGACTCTCTAGTTACCAATGTTATAGCTAAGCATGATCGATTAGGCATTGAATTACAAATTAATGACGGAATTCATCAAAGAGAGTGTATTTTCATTAAACAAGTGACAATACGCAATCATCGAAATGAAGCTCGTGAAGTGAGACTTTTCTTCCACCAAGATCTTATGATTGAGGGGACAGAAGTCGGAGATACAGCAGTATATTATCCTGAAAATCATACAATCTACCACTACAAACGTTCTAATTATTTTATGTTCAATGGTTTCTCAGATGAAGGTGGAATCTTACAATATTCTACTGGGGTGAAACGCTTCAATACAGCAGAGGGAACATGGCGAGATGCGGAAGATGGTACACTAATGGGAAATACGATTGCTCAAGGTTCGGTTGATAGTACGCTTAGTTTCCGAACTGTCGTTGGAGCCCATAGTGAAAAGACCATTTTCTACTGGATGTCTATCGGTCCTAATCTAGAAGAAGTAAAACGTCTAGATCAATATGTTCGTGAGCACCACCCAGAAAAACTATTAAGTCGTGTAGTCGTATACTGGAATCATTGGTTACAACGTGCAGAGTCTGATCTTGGAGACTTGCCGAATGAGGTTCGCAAATTATTTAAGTTAAGTTTATTGCTTGTTCGAACCCAGACTGACGAGAAAGGCGCCATTCTAGCTGCTAATGATACTGATATTTTGCAGTACAATAGAGATCACTATAGTTATATGTGGCCTCGTGATGGCGCTCTAGTGGCTGATGCGATGTCTTTAGCAGGATACCAAAGTATGATTGCACCATTCTTCCAATTTTGTGCGAATACGATCTCGTCCGAAGGATATTTGTATCATAAGTACAATCCAGATGGAACGGTAGGTTCAAGTTGGCATCCTTATATCGTTCAAGGGAGCCGTCGACTACCAATTCAAGAAGATGAGACAGCATTAGTTCTTTTTGCCTTATGGCAAGATTACTCTCGTCATCAAGTTATTGAGCTGCCGCAAGGATTATATACGAAACTTATACGGAAAGCAGCTAATTTCTTAAGTAGTTATATGGAAGAAGACTTGAATTTGCCCAAACCAAGTTATGACTTATGGGAAGAACGTTACGGAATTTGGACCTACACTGTAGCATCTGTATACGGAGGCTTAATATCAGCTGCTTCCTTTACCGATTTATTCGGAGACTACGAACGTAGCGATCATTATCGAAATACTGCAGAGCGAATAAAAAAAGGAATGCTTGAGCATCTGTGGGATGAAGAAGCTGGACGTTTTGCCCGTGGACTAGTAATGAAGGAAAACGTATGGGTAAAAGATATGACACTCGAAAGTAGTATGTTTGGTATTCTCGACTTTGGTGTGCTTCCTGTAAATGATCATCGTGTACAAAAAACGATGCTAGCGATTAAGGATGGATTGCAAGTTAAAACTGAAATTGGTGGAATTGCGCGTTATATGAATGACTACTATTTCCAACAATCAGGTGATATTGAGCGGATACCAGGCAACCCATGGATTATATGTACATTGTGGGTAGCTAACTTTGAGATAGAGTCTGCCAAAACGATTGCAGATCTTGAAAGTCCAAGACGTACGTTGGAATGGGTTGCTCAGCATGCTTTATCTAGTGGAGTATTAGCGGAACAATTGAATCCATTTGATGGCACACCATTATCTGTAGCGCCGTTAACATGGTCACATGCTACGGTTGTTCAATCAGTATGTAAATACGCTGCGAAATACAAGCAATTAAACCAAACAGTATAG
- the glgA gene encoding glycogen synthase GlgA, producing the protein MNVLFVTSEAVPVAKSGGLADVAGALPKALDEQDVSTCVVLPKYGSIQSQYLEHFTLIAEFEVGFGWRNQYCGLWKGELEGITYYLIDNEHYFKRDGLYGYGDEAERFVFFSAAVLEAGPYYGQKFDIVHCNDWQTGLIPFLLRTRYEFHPDWSQSRSVYTIHNLMYQGIYSIDNMKELLGIGDEYFNAEGLEFFGNASCMKAGLQYADKLTTVSPSYAEEIQTAYYGEKMETLLQYRREDLIGIVNGIDEKMFDPMADTHLVAPYRNSLTRKQKNKLDLQAEMGLPQDANIPLLGVVSRLVEQKGFDLIIATLDELLQDDVQMIVLGSGDEKYEKYFYEASLRHPTKFRFWLGYSDRIASRIYGGADLFLMPSRFEPCGLSQLISLRYRTVPVVRETGGLRDTVIPYNEYTYSGNGFTFTNYNAHDYLYTVRHALRLYSDQEVWKRIVDNGSREDYSWNRSAKLYKKLYQQLS; encoded by the coding sequence ATGAACGTACTGTTTGTAACTTCTGAAGCTGTACCTGTTGCTAAGAGTGGTGGACTAGCTGATGTGGCAGGTGCACTGCCAAAAGCGTTAGATGAGCAAGATGTTAGTACATGCGTTGTATTACCTAAATACGGTTCCATTCAGTCTCAATATTTAGAACATTTCACGCTCATAGCAGAGTTTGAGGTAGGATTTGGCTGGCGAAATCAATACTGTGGATTATGGAAGGGCGAACTTGAAGGAATCACTTATTATCTGATTGACAATGAACATTATTTCAAAAGAGATGGTCTATACGGATATGGTGACGAAGCGGAACGTTTTGTGTTCTTCTCGGCTGCAGTTCTTGAAGCCGGACCCTATTACGGACAAAAATTTGATATTGTCCATTGTAATGATTGGCAAACAGGATTAATCCCATTCTTACTTCGAACGAGATATGAATTTCATCCCGATTGGTCGCAGTCTCGATCCGTATACACGATACATAATCTGATGTATCAAGGTATATACAGTATAGATAATATGAAAGAGTTACTTGGCATTGGAGATGAATATTTCAATGCAGAAGGTCTTGAATTTTTCGGGAATGCCAGTTGTATGAAGGCAGGATTACAATATGCGGACAAGCTTACAACGGTTAGTCCTTCGTATGCTGAGGAAATCCAAACGGCTTATTATGGCGAAAAGATGGAAACTCTGTTGCAATATCGTCGTGAAGATTTGATCGGAATCGTTAATGGAATTGATGAGAAAATGTTTGATCCAATGGCGGACACCCATCTTGTAGCACCTTATCGTAATTCGCTTACAAGAAAACAAAAAAATAAGCTAGATTTACAAGCTGAAATGGGATTGCCGCAAGATGCTAATATACCTTTACTCGGTGTTGTTTCTAGATTAGTTGAGCAGAAAGGTTTTGATCTAATTATCGCTACATTGGACGAGCTATTACAAGACGATGTGCAGATGATTGTACTTGGTTCTGGCGATGAGAAGTATGAAAAATATTTCTACGAGGCTTCACTAAGGCATCCAACTAAATTTAGATTTTGGCTTGGATATAGCGATCGAATCGCAAGTAGAATATATGGTGGAGCTGATTTGTTCTTAATGCCATCACGTTTTGAACCATGTGGTTTGAGCCAACTAATCTCACTAAGATATCGTACCGTTCCTGTTGTGAGAGAAACTGGTGGGTTACGGGACACTGTTATTCCTTATAATGAATATACTTATTCTGGGAATGGATTCACATTTACGAACTATAATGCACATGATTATTTATATACCGTTCGTCATGCACTTCGATTGTACAGTGATCAAGAAGTGTGGAAACGAATTGTAGATAATGGTTCTCGAGAAGATTATAGTTGGAATCGCTCAGCGAAACTATATAAAAAGCTATATCAACAACTTAGCTAA
- a CDS encoding transcriptional repressor, translated as MQTFDEIVTLMSARGLRVTDQRKTLAKLFSEAVGYLSPKDVYDHMGKTYTGLSFDTVYRNLRVMEELGVLEQVMFEEGVKFKIHCRENDHHHHMICLGCGKTYPIKFCPMEQTNVPTDFKVIRHKFEVFGHCKACAEEEQVQGGE; from the coding sequence ATGCAAACATTTGATGAGATTGTTACGCTTATGTCAGCTCGAGGCTTACGAGTTACAGATCAGCGTAAAACATTAGCAAAACTTTTCTCAGAAGCGGTAGGCTATTTATCGCCGAAAGATGTTTATGATCATATGGGAAAAACGTATACAGGGCTTAGCTTTGATACTGTATATAGGAACCTAAGAGTGATGGAGGAATTAGGTGTTTTGGAACAAGTGATGTTCGAAGAAGGCGTGAAGTTTAAAATTCATTGTCGTGAGAATGATCATCACCATCATATGATATGTCTTGGTTGTGGTAAAACTTATCCCATTAAGTTTTGTCCAATGGAACAAACGAATGTTCCTACTGATTTTAAAGTGATTCGACATAAATTTGAAGTTTTCGGTCATTGCAAAGCTTGTGCTGAGGAAGAGCAAGTTCAGGGCGGCGAATAG
- a CDS encoding Hsp20/alpha crystallin family protein, which produces MKNWDDFEKWFSNTNFPKNLESLREIPVLDNWINQIKQATAATTTNKNEHASKSNYQIREGKEVLEVTFQLPIGYEQEDILLFVREDFVKIEGLPDQHIELIKLPKLVKSKECKAKIEEDKLIIRLTKRPRPIKFYRHFITN; this is translated from the coding sequence TTGAAGAATTGGGATGATTTCGAGAAGTGGTTCAGCAATACAAATTTTCCGAAAAATCTGGAAAGCCTAAGGGAAATTCCAGTGCTAGATAATTGGATTAATCAGATAAAACAAGCAACTGCCGCTACAACTACAAATAAAAACGAACATGCATCTAAAAGTAATTATCAAATTAGAGAAGGAAAAGAAGTACTAGAAGTAACGTTTCAACTACCAATAGGCTATGAACAAGAAGACATTCTATTATTTGTAAGAGAAGATTTTGTGAAAATAGAAGGCTTACCAGATCAGCATATTGAATTGATAAAACTGCCTAAATTAGTGAAATCTAAAGAGTGCAAAGCGAAAATTGAGGAAGATAAGCTGATCATTAGACTTACTAAACGACCAAGACCAATAAAATTTTATCGACATTTTATAACAAACTAG
- the yidD gene encoding membrane protein insertion efficiency factor YidD — MKTIAQAPIKFYRLFISPHKPPTCRFYPTCSAYGLEAIEKHGPFKGSWLAIKRISKCHPFHQGGIDYVPEPKTKSK; from the coding sequence ATGAAAACTATTGCTCAAGCTCCAATTAAATTTTATCGCTTATTCATCTCGCCTCATAAGCCACCGACTTGTCGATTTTATCCGACATGCTCGGCATATGGCCTTGAAGCGATTGAAAAGCATGGTCCATTCAAAGGGTCATGGTTAGCTATAAAACGAATTAGCAAATGTCATCCGTTTCATCAAGGTGGTATAGATTATGTACCAGAGCCAAAAACAAAGAGTAAATAG
- a CDS encoding spore germination protein GerPC, giving the protein MYNSESSTSSQLNPWQQWAFRIEQRLQEQQDTIDTLQATVSQLEQQLTDQKQNHSSSNPPIFHVDKIEYHFDQLKVETLEGSLQIGMSTASSSQLPTMIEELAMKQKNVHGNSPHPNSKVKVVEGNTAHNLSKPIKTSVHSSIPSANNAPPTEHSANLPAGFEQYLSEQLRTYLHEQGVSYIRKMSSQLDIPIDDDHITQIIVDLENQIEARIHHYVADEAPSLTRIAPSSDQELQHEWEKIERSVSERTWHDIETAIRYYLQEQAVR; this is encoded by the coding sequence ATGTATAACTCTGAATCTTCGACATCTTCGCAGTTAAACCCATGGCAACAATGGGCGTTCCGTATCGAACAACGACTGCAAGAACAACAAGATACGATTGATACATTACAAGCAACAGTATCCCAACTAGAGCAACAACTAACAGATCAAAAACAAAATCATAGTTCCAGTAACCCTCCTATATTTCATGTTGATAAAATCGAGTATCATTTTGATCAGTTAAAAGTAGAAACTTTAGAAGGCTCCTTACAGATTGGCATGTCAACAGCTAGTAGCAGTCAATTGCCGACGATGATTGAAGAGTTAGCAATGAAACAGAAAAATGTTCACGGTAATTCACCACATCCCAATTCCAAAGTCAAAGTCGTAGAAGGTAATACAGCTCATAATCTTTCCAAACCAATTAAAACATCCGTTCACAGTAGCATTCCTTCGGCAAATAATGCCCCTCCAACTGAGCATTCAGCGAACCTCCCTGCCGGTTTTGAGCAGTACTTGAGTGAGCAATTAAGAACTTATCTTCACGAACAAGGGGTAAGCTATATTCGCAAGATGAGTTCACAATTAGATATCCCAATTGATGATGATCATATCACCCAAATTATAGTTGATCTAGAAAACCAAATTGAGGCTCGAATCCATCATTATGTAGCCGATGAAGCACCTTCTTTGACTCGAATTGCTCCATCTTCTGATCAAGAGCTACAGCATGAATGGGAAAAGATTGAGAGATCGGTAAGTGAACGTACTTGGCATGATATAGAGACTGCAATTAGGTACTATTTACAAGAACAAGCCGTGCGATAG